In Anguilla rostrata isolate EN2019 chromosome 1, ASM1855537v3, whole genome shotgun sequence, a genomic segment contains:
- the LOC135247926 gene encoding uncharacterized protein C14orf132, translated as MDLSFMAAQIPVMTGAFMDSPNDDYSGDHSLFNSSASVHAAAVTLQGQQDEAQPMSRDAIWLWIAIIATIGNIVVVGVVYAFTF; from the coding sequence ATCCCGGTCATGACGGGCGCCTTCATGGACTCGCCGAACGACGACTACAGCGGCGACCATTCGCTCTTCAACTCCTCGGCCAGCGTGCACGCGGCCGCCGTCACCTTGCAGGGCCAGCAGGACGAGGCGCAGCCCATGTCCAGAGACGCCATCTGGCTCTGGATCGCCATCATCGCCACCATCGGGAACATCGTGGTCGTGGGCGTGGTGTACGCGTTCACTTTCTGA